In Zingiber officinale cultivar Zhangliang chromosome 1A, Zo_v1.1, whole genome shotgun sequence, the DNA window tctttaagttatcttaccttattcgcaccttttcggtgtttgacaaaggggaagAAGATAACTAGGTTTAGATGAAtgcaaatttgattttagaagaCCTTCACATAATGtggtatccgtcttagggggaggatcttgattcccctaaaattatgaaaatttgaacaattctgatctaaacttaaatcgtgttgtaaAACAAAATTTGactgaacagaaaagttgtatttgATGTTGACAACGATTTAAGTTTGTAGGAGATTGTGAGTGCAACCCGTGATCGAGGTTGATCCGAGGAGAGTTGACCTGAGGGAAAAATCCAAGCAGGAAggttggcacgggaaaagtccaagcagggagcttggcatgggaaaagtccaagtatggagacttggcacggagtggtcgagagggctcggtagctcgttctctggactggagtcggagagggctcggtagctcgttctccggactaggtcgagagggctcggtagctcgttctcaagaccaatccTAATGTCACATGGGCGTTgaatcggtcagcagaccgatccgatGATTGATTTatgatcggtgcacagaccgatccGGTGAAACTATGTTTGCTGATCGGTCCGGCGACCGATCGCTACCGATGCACCCATGGTAatcgatcggcagaccgatcagaaacactcaATAGCTCACTGAGTGTATACTgatcggagaccgatcagagatgatgtcgcgagaaggaaaaaggcaggggatcggtccaccagatcgatccatggaccgatcaggtcatatcctgatcggtcttgagaccgatcaggtgacgatctcaGGAGTGCAAGGAACCGCACTCattaatccctgatcggtctgtagaccgatcaggccataccctgatcggtcctcacgaccgatcagacatcaatccaaaggtgtggatcggtccgctgaccgatccaccacactgtctgcacacactgtcagtttctgctgatttctgattcgtttctgatgcgtctgatctaacatctgcttgtgagctttttgagtaacaggttgcaggtaccatggtgatgcttgaattcaaatcaatgactatcaaaggaataaaacaaaatggtttttccactggttatcgctgcaaattgtgcaaaagaagcgtcaacgttcactggcttgttcagttggctcactggctgcaatcagcttgactcttccttatgggttcgagctcagagacaccagtgaagaccaaggatggtattggtgtgagctcagataatcagatgaggaagaagcgtgattggcgacgcctggttcgGCGACAGTGATACACTACTGGTTGACGTGATTCGATGCAGTGGtttggctctggctgaagacagcaagagagcagagaaataagaaggaggtagaagagaggtttggtaagcaatttttttttgtagcaaactctctgtcgacgttcaagcaagggtgttctgtgaagctcttggctgtgaatctacttcttcttcactctctgcattcattgtggctgtaagttgattgtgcattcattgtagtcacaaaattctgtaagtctaagtcttgtgcttcattctaaatctgttttgagactttgtgggaggtttctccaccgagaaggagaaatacttagccggaatctgtccgggggttgatctaccgaaagatcaagggatcgtccaccttacggacacgccgaggagtaggggcaagttatccccgaacctcgtacatcattgtgttagtggtggtgtgttttcttctttacataagtgtttgttttgattatttccgttgtgctaacaaatctctgtgtagaaattttgtttttgtttttaagaggctattcacccccctctagccatctaagatcccaacagagAAGTCTGACCGCTCTGGAAAACAAAGAAAGCAGTAGTATtccctccaatgcttattggaggactgCATCTTATCGAAAAAAACCAAGCTCACTCGGACTTGAAACAAAAAAGTCCCCGACTCGGacaatttaggataataaaaataatgaaaagtcTGAGTAGTCAAGGGAATACCGTGCAGACGGAACAAAACAACGACTCTGTATAGTAGTCTAAAAGAGTTCGACACCAGGATTAAGGGAAATATAGAAGTATCTTAAAGAAACATAGAAAGCCCACCGGTGGCTCATGTGGCCAATTGTACCCAGATTAAATAGTAACTTGATAGTCAGATGAGAAGTGGTAGGCTGATTTCATCCCTTTAATGTCGTTCTCATCGAACCTGAACTCGGTGGAAGTATACCAGAGTCCACGGACAGGGATGTAGGACTACGAAGAACTGCCATTGAAgataaaagatttgaaatgagtAATGAGGGGATTCAGATAGAGAAAAAGTGAAGAAGCTTACAGGGAACAATcattggagaagaagaaaggtGAAGCGTCGTAGAgaaggctcgaagacgaaggtgCACGAAATGAAAACGACTACGACACAAAGTGGGGTTTATAACCCTCGCGCTTAATCGCCCTAAGCCATCCGATCCAGGGTTCAAAAAACCAAGAGAAGATCCGGTCGTAGAATTAGAAAAGGCGCCTATCACATCGCCAACGGATATTCGCCTATCACGTCAAACGCGCAGCGGTAGAAAGTGGGACACGTGGCGTTCAACTAACAGAAcacattaatgagccttaattaaaaggtatggccGCATGTTTGACCATAATAATCAGAGATTTACACGGTCTTCGAGAAATTTAGATGACACCAGCTACTATCAAAGGGCACTTATACATGGGAGCACAAGGAAAGGAGAAATTTCACCAAAGTGTTGTCGCCCATTGTCCCAATCAGAACAGAGAGTGAGTTATCACACAGCCAAGTGGGCGATGCACCATCTGCCTTTGGCGGTATGATCCGTGTGGCAGTCACAAAACCAAACCCGTGAAAGGGAGCTGAATGGAGAAGACATGTGATCCGATCAGAGACTTGGGATCGTATGCAAGGTTCGATCGAAAATGAAAGTCACCAAAGAGTCTACTGGTTCAGTCAGTTGGATTGGTAGCTTctttcgactagatttgaaggggaggcttgtgatgcagcAATAAAGGGGGGGCCGTCCGACACGGGTCAACTGccgaggtggaggtcaaagttaagataGTCAACGCCAAGGTATCAAAAGGCTCACCTATGGTGTCTGAGAAGAGGTCGACTACAACAACCGGTCGGGGAAATCAATGTCCGATCGTTAAGAGACTGCAACGACCGGTCAGGTTGATCAATGTCCGAGCAGGCCAACCGTCCAACTCGGGCTAATATAGTAAGGCAGTCAAACGCTCAATGCGAAGCGGCAGGACGCTGATTGAAGAACTTGTCCGAGCGGGATGGACACGCTACTATGTCAGTCACCGCAAAGAAGAGCAACTGAGGCCGACAGAGCGAAGGAGTCCCGGTCGAGCCGCTACCTCGCTCGGTTAAGCAGCGGGACCCTTGTTatatctctcgatatccttttgggagatagtgccgctGACACGAGGTATGGTCAATAGGTGGATCGTACGACGAaggcttctactgtcttgtcagagatatgtATGTCCTATTAAGGTATAGTGTCAGAGATACTTTCCAGAATGTCCTTTCATGGGACACCTTAGAGAACATGTTCACGCCTCGCATTGGCGGAGCCAGCCCGGGTGATCTACCCGGGTTGTGGGCTACGAGCGCTTAACGCCCTGGGCTAACTTCCACTATTTCTCATTTTTCTTCCTTTCTCTGTAGTAAATTCAAGCTgtgttttttcatttttattgcaTTGGTACCTGAGCTACAACCCGAGTACTTGTGAACCTGGCTCTGCCCTTGACAcctcgaggagcgtgcacatCGTCCATTAGGGCTCTATATAAAAAGGGTTCAAGGACCAACGGAGGTACGCCTGATTACTGTTTGCGCTTGTGTTACTGTTGCTCCGCTTTCTTCTACacttccggtgactgacttgagcgatGTCGGGACCCTTTCCCTAGCTCGACACTGACGTTGCTTGTTTTGCAGAGCGGAATGCAGTCTACAGCCAGTCAGTACAGCAACTACATCCCCATCTCTCCACCCTCCCTTTTTTGAAGAGGATAAAACTAACCCACTTTACTTAGTTTGATTGATCTGACCGATCCACCTCAATCGGCCCCAACTGGTTCGGCCGAACCAATCAATAAACTCTTACCATCACAACCTACTCTTCCACAAACATAGTGTCAATTTACATCCCCATCTCAGCAATGCTAACTGCTGCTGGGCACCCTATTCTTCCACAAAgcatctattctttcttgtggaTAACTATTAAGTCAAAAGTCGAAAGTCAAATTGAGTTGGAAGTATGAGTTTGGATGCGATCAAACTAAGCTCCTATTCCATCAAGACAAGCTCGGGTCCGATTAAATTGAGCTCGAGTCAAATCAACCCCACTAGAAGATCTCGAGTCAAATTCATCCGAGTCACATGAAAATTTAGTTCGTCATTATTTGAAATTCCACTATCAAAAAAAAAGATGTGTCTCTCAGTCAAGAGATAAGAGGTGTGTCTTCTCCGTTAAAAGGGAAAAAGGTATGTCTTTTGGGAATCGAGTTCATTCTTTCACTCTTGTATTTAAAGGTAATCCGTTATAATATTAAGGTAAACAATtcaattttctctctctttttaggGACTTTCATATGAAGGAAGCTCAACTTGATTGAAGCCCGACCTTATTGAGGCTTGACTTGAAGGAATCCCGACCCGCCACAGACAGACTTGAAAGAAGCCCAACCTGATTGGTATCTAACCGGTCGAAAGTACTTGGCCTTGGCCGCGATTACTTTGCTGAATCATTTCCTCCGATTTCGAATCGGATCAACTACAAATGTCTTGTACTCTCACCTTGACAGTGAAAGGACTCCCTATCGATTATATTTACGTGAGAAGGTAGTCATTTTGACATGCATCTTGTCCCTTGTATGAAGTTGTATGCATCCTTCTAGATTTTTGGTCTTAGATTTCAATGAACGCCACTGTTTCAGTCGTCTCTCTAAATTTAATGCCCCATCGTATTCCTCACATTTCCGGTGACTTCAAATTAAAGATTACCTAAACGCTTTTTTCTCTTCcttgttttagattttttttctacgCTTCCTTAAATTAATTGAGTAGCCGAAGTTAAGAGCTGTGCGTGGTGAGTTTATTATTTACACGTTGATTATTCTCAGTCCACTCAAAAACTAAGTAAAAATGAAAATTTGCCTGTATCTCTTTATTTAATTAGAACGTATATCGTCGTGCTTCAGTTTTAAATTCTGAAAGAAAAAAATCCACCCcgataaattattattaatttcctACTCAGTACAGTGACAAGTAATTTTCCACAGTATTACTAACTACTGTTACCCATTCTATCCTAgtattattaatatttaattttttaattggcATGAGGTATTTTAATTGTTTGAGAGTGATCGGTCTGATtccataaatattattttttatcggCCATCAACAGTCTCTTGATTATTTAGTGAAGGACTTCATCAGTGCATCACCGGGGGTTATTCCATGTCATTTTATATTTAGAACGTGatgctaaattaattttatttaatttccaaCTTTTATtggatatatattatatatataatttttcacaaaattaagttgtttttaaatataaattaaaacaaGAAAGTTAAGAAAATTCTGGTAGGTCCAGGTGAGAAGACAAGGCATAAACACTGATTATAATTAAACACCCTTTTATGAAGGGCATTACCACACCAGTGATTAAAATCAAAGCCTATATTGgcttaaattaattatttgatcTTCAATTAGCCCTAGCTTGCAGCCTAACTTAAGACTCGAAagtcttaattttttaaaaaactcaattGGATTATCATAAATTCATCAATTGTTCTGTAAATCGAGTGTTAATTAAGCCCTTGTATATTTAATCAGATCCTAAACCGTTGGATTTCATAATTTTCTTTATCAATTACTTAAttttatgatattatttatatatatatatcctaggCAGTAGGATTGTAGGACAGTAGCAGTTGTGTTCCTAGTTGAAGACTCCAAGTACAAAGTATATATAAACAATAGCAACAGCCTTCTTCTGCTGCTCACTCGATCGCTGTCTCATTCCATTGCTGCCGCAGCGAACACACCTGTCTTTAACTTCGTGTCAACTCCGTCACTCATCCAATTCCATTCTCATCCATAAAAGTTTCCAGAATGTCAATCTCAATTTATCCATCTACAATTTTGTTCTTGCTCGATCTGTGTCCCAAACATTGAGGGGTAAAAAGGAATTGGAGTCTCATCCACGACCACGACTCTACTAGGCCTATAATTAATGACTTTGTGACATTATAATTCTTGGATTTCATCTGCAATTTAACTATTATTTTGCCATGAAGAGATCGTCGTATCGGTTCGGAGGAGAAGCCGGGATCGATAGCATCGACATGGCCGGCATCCTCATGCTCTTATctcgcggcggcggcggcggtggcggcgAAGGAGGGGCCGGCGACGAGAGTCGCGTGTTCGAGTGCAAGACGTGCAGCCGCCGGTTCCCGTCGTACCAGGCGCTGGGGGGCCACCGCGCGAGCCACAAGAAGCCGCGGCTGGTCGCCGCAGGCGACGAGGCGGAGAAGCCGAGGAGCCACGAGTGCTCCGTCTGCGGGCTCGAGTTCGCCGTCGGCCAGGCGCTGGGCGGACACATGCGACGCCACAGGGTGCCGTCGTCGTCGTTGTTTGAGCGCGGCGCGGAGGCGGCGGCGGTGGAGCGGGAAGGGATGAGGGGAGTGGTCTTGGACTTGAACTTGCCGGCGCCGCTGGAGAACAGCGTCGTCGATCTCAAACTGGGGTTGGGATTAACAACAAATTTGGTGGAGAGTGTTGATAATTAACAACGAATCCGCCTGGCTATCTTCCTAATGCAATAACTCTTGCTAAAAGAAATGCAGCTAATAGATGAGTACTCCCTCCTTGTACAATGCATCGAGACTATAAACTGAGTAAACATGGAACAGCTTTTAATTTATTATGAACTCAAATGATGGATACAACGAGCTAGTTCTTGCCAACTTTTGATCAGCTTTTAAACTCAAATGTGTGTGTTAAAAAAAACTGATAACACAGCCAAtattattttgaatttataagtaCTGACATGAGTTAACCTATCACTCACTAAGGAAGACTCTGCTGCAATTAACAAATCCCATAATGTAAATTCTAATACGATGGATGAAAGGAAGCAACAACATATATACTACAATAAGCTCCAATACCTGTTAATGTGGAAAAGGTGTTGCTTCAAATTTTAGATCAATTTTACATCAAACAGATCAAATATAAGAAACCTCACTTTCCTACAGGAGCACACCAAGCGCAAGTGCAacaaataaagaagaaaaaaatatgattAAGTGCCTCTGGGGAGAACACTAGCAGAATTGTAGCACACTTGCAAATAGCATTATTACATTCCTGATGCCCTTTTACAAGTACTTGATGAGGGACCAAACTACAACAATGAGAACTACAATAGCGATGACCGATAAGAGCAGACACTTGCAAGAACAGCCACCTTTTGTGCGCTTGTTGAGGATTGCCAGTCTCTTTTGAACTCTCTGCATGAAGTCCACAAAGAATTAACGTGATACATTCACAAGTATTCTGAGTCAAATGCAGGTATTCCTGCCTCAAATCCTAAGTATCAAAGAATAATGTGAACTTCTAAAAAGGGCCGTGTTAAGTCAATGAACTGGTAAAAAACAGCATGAAGAGGTTGGAATTACCCGTAACCTTGAGTCGGTTACATCAACTTGCTGGTCCAGATCATCCTGTATCATCATTAAAGCATTCAATTAACGCTGAGTTCTTGAAGCTGCTGCTCAGTAATTTTGCACAATAAAGAAGCCTATACCAGTCATAGTATTACATACAATTAATCTTGTGTGCAGATCCAGCTCTTCATTAACTGCTAATGCAATATGTTTGGTGCTTAACACAGTCTCCTCCAGTTGTTCAAGACCCTGGTCTTGCTCTATAAAATGGGATAAATTATATAGTacgttaaattaaaatttgacttAAAACGTGAAGAAAACCTAGAAAATACCTCTCATAACCTGCCTCTGCAAACCAACAATACCCTGATTATCCAACCCAGCGACCATTGTTGCCACATCAACTGGTTTTTTACCATCTCCAAGCAAGTTCTCCCTATGTTTCACAGATTACttaatttaaagtaaaaaaaaatgactACAATGCATTATTCAAGTGGTAGCAAACATGCAATCCTAATCACTCACTAAATTTAAAGATTGAATTTTGAAACAGAGGTTCTATTATGGTAAAACTGAGAGGTGTCAATATATATCTTTATAAAGACAGAAAACTGACATACAAATGTCATGCTAACCTGTTCCCGAAGTTGGACATGTTTAACGTGGATGCCATCTGATTTGCTTTAGATTTAAGATTTGATAGCATCTCTTGGCGCTTGTGTAATTCCTTATCCTTTCTGGATTAAGAAGGCAGTTAGGATGTAAAAAAAAGAGGTATTATGTAATTTCTTATCCTTTCTGGATTAAGAAGGCAATTAGGATGCACAAAAAATAGGTAATATTCCTAAAAGCAATCAATGGATAAAACTCAGCTCATAGTGAATAAAGTAAAGCCATTTAGTTTCCAAGATTCTATAACAATGCCTTGTATGTATAGAGGGAAAATAATGCAACCTTTGACTTGCACAGGATAGTATAGTATCAAGCAAATTATATTGCAATTAAGCAAAATAATGACTGTAAGTAATGTAGCAGCATACAGAGAAGAAACCTGTAAATGAGCAGATACAATGGATCATTcaataaaaacataaataaaagatCTTCATCCTCGTATATATTCTTCCGAGAAGGGGGGGTGGGACGGTTTCTAAAATTACCTACACTAAATGAAGGAGAGGAAGAGAACCAAAGTTCTgaatacagaaaaaaaaaaaatacagtatTGTTTTAGAATAATATTACACTGAAAGGAACAGCAACACTTACATTGGCTGTAAGCTAGGAAGCTTTGAAAGAAGCGACTCCAAGTTCTCCAGTCTGGTCCGGAGAATTGTTATCTTCCTCCTCATTGCAGTCAATTGGCGTTGGGTCTCAGGCCCAGATGGAGGCAAAGAGCCCCTTTCAGAAAGCATAACACTAATTTCCTCAGAAAGCCTTGATGCTTCGTTGAACTCTTTCATCCATTGTTCTAACGAAGATGCCATCGCTGGTTAAAGGATCTATTAAAAAGATCTCCACTGTATGAGTCTT includes these proteins:
- the LOC121998788 gene encoding zinc finger protein ZAT7-like; translated protein: MKRSSYRFGGEAGIDSIDMAGILMLLSRGGGGGGGEGGAGDESRVFECKTCSRRFPSYQALGGHRASHKKPRLVAAGDEAEKPRSHECSVCGLEFAVGQALGGHMRRHRVPSSSLFERGAEAAAVEREGMRGVVLDLNLPAPLENSVVDLKLGLGLTTNLVESVDN
- the LOC122015348 gene encoding syntaxin-52-like, encoding MASSLEQWMKEFNEASRLSEEISVMLSERGSLPPSGPETQRQLTAMRRKITILRTRLENLESLLSKLPSLQPIKDKELHKRQEMLSNLKSKANQMASTLNMSNFGNRENLLGDGKKPVDVATMVAGLDNQGIVGLQRQVMREQDQGLEQLEETVLSTKHIALAVNEELDLHTRLIDDLDQQVDVTDSRLRRVQKRLAILNKRTKGGCSCKCLLLSVIAIVVLIVVVWSLIKYL